TATAATTCTCAAATGCATCCGTCACCAGCTCATCATCGTCAAATGCCGGCACATTGCCATTTATCTCACAATATGCACTTCCAGAATATGCTGGAATATCAGCAAGCTCCATATTTGAAGCTGCCTTTCCTTCGATGCTTGCGTCTGCTGCCCCACCAGAATCCGAAACTGTCGTATCCTCAGTGGTTTCTAAGCTTTCTGATGAAATATCGCTTTGGGTTTCCGTAATCTCCTCTGTTGTCGTAGTCTCCGCAGAAGTTACCTGTTCAAATACAGTAGTTCCCCCATCAGAAGCAAGATTACCATTAACCGCCGATTTACTGCCATCTGCAATTCCTGACAGACTGCAGCCTGACAGCACCAACGCAAATACTACCACATATAGCGCACTATAGAATTTTCTTTTCACTTTACCTTTCTCCTCTTCGTTGTAAACATTCCAAATGTGCCTTACTAATATTTTGCTCATCATGAACTGTATAACAGTATACTACATTTTTAATCCGTTTTGTCAAAAGGGGGACGGGTACCTCCGTCCCCTTTTGCCCTTTTTTTCGCCTATTTACGGTCAAATTTGCCCCAAGGGGTCAGGTACCTCCGTCCCCATCAGTAAGCTGCCTACACCATTCCATTTGCAACCTTGTACTTGTAGAGCATCTCGGCGTGATTCTGTTCCTCGATCTGTATGTCTGCAAGCAGCTTTCTGACCGCACTCTCGCCAAATGCAAATATCTCGCCATTGTACTCGCCTGACACAAGTTTCTCCGTTCCGATACAGTCTGTTGCAAGGAACTTGTCATTCTTCTTATCCTCTGAATCGTCCATCATCTTGTATGTCTGCTTTGGCTCATAATCTTTTCCATTGCTGTCGTTGCAATCACACTGAGGGACCTGTCCATCGAGCACCTGTGTAAGTGAATCATAATGCTTCTGCTCTTCCTTCTGAATAGTCTGGAACAGATTCTTGAGCTCCGGATCTTTCGCCTGCTCGGCATATCGTCCATACTTCTCCACACAGGACTTCTCCTGTGTCTGAAGATCCTGGATAACTGTTTTCTCTTTTTCCTTTAATATCATAGCAATACCCCTTTCCTGTGAAAAACTTTTCTAACATTTCATATTGCATAGATATTATTGACCCAATATCATCATTTCTATTCTTATATCTAAAAAAAACTCAACTGACCTCATAGCCACTCAAAAATTGGCATTGCTTTTCTGGTATTGAGTATCACATCATCCCGAACACAGTCATTATATTGATTACGCGCAAGATATTAATCATAAGTTTAATGCAACAAAAAGGATGGCCGTAATTTTCACGGTCATCCCAAATCAAATTTCTAATCGTATTTACTTCTGCAGTTTCCTGAACTCTCTTCCATACGCCACATACATGACAAGCAGAATCACTCCCACTGCCAACACCGGCATCACCCCTGTTCCAAATGCGAACATACTCATAAACATGAGTATCCACATGACAAATCCCACCTTGATTCCAGACATAAATCCCTTCTTAGAGGATTTTGCTATCATGGTAAGCTCTGCCTCGTCCGATGTACTCTCCCAGTCACGGCGAAAATGCATATCGAATATATTGCCGCATTTCTCCGGGTTAAGCTTCTTCTCTTCATCGATAACAAGCTTTTCTGCTACACAGTACAACGCCAACGATATCACGAATACCAGCTCAGACACAATGGCCATAACCATACCACCATCATCCCCATAAGCTCTGTCTATGGCATATATACATACCGGGAACAATACAAATCCCATAAACACAGCTACACATGGGAGATATGAGGCAGTTGATATCTTTCTCTCTATATCCGCTATTACATCCTCATCTTCTCCGTCCCAGCCACTGATCGCCCTCTTTATCTTCCCATACATGACAAATGACACCACGAACACCGTCAACATGAGCACTCCATATGCTATAGGCAGCGTATCAGCCACTATACTCCATATATTATCCCAGTTGATTCCATCCAGTGTATCCTTGTTCACCGCTGCAAGCCTTCCAGCCAGGAACCCTCCAAGCAAACTTACCAGGATCATTATCGCAAATATTATATATATCTTCAGATTACTTTTCTTGTTCACTTTTTTATCAGTATCATTCATCTCATATCCTCTTTTCATTCTATGAATTAACACGACCTTATCCATATGTCAGAAGTCACTCCTCATCTTCCTCATATTGGAAGATATCCTCTACTCTGACACCACACACCTTCGCGATCTTGAGTGCCAAAGTCACCGACGGACTATAGTCGCCCCTCTCTATCTGGCTTATCGTCTGCCTCGATGTCTGAACCAATGCCCCCATCTCCTGCTGGTTCACCCCCAGCTTTGCCCTGTATTCCTTTAGCTTGTTGTACAGCGGCATCTATATCACCTCCAGCTTATTCATCCGTATCGTCATCATCTACCATTCCATGCTCCACATAACTGTGGGTGGATGTCCCCCATATCATGCCAAAGCTTATTCCAAAACAAAACCCGAGAGAGATTCCAAGTGCCAGATTGTCAAATAACATTCCATAGATAACGCCTAGTGCTATCCCAATCACCAATCCATACGGTATACCTGTCGACTTCTCTCTCTTACACACGTATACCCTGTCTTTCCACATAAAACCATCAATTTTCCCATCACCCAAAACATCAAGCACACTCTGGTACACATTGCTGTGGGCCACCTCCGCCATATCTTCGTGTACGTTCTCCGCATCGGGGTGAACATATGACTTTCTTAGCTTATATATAGCCAGCGTATCGTTTCCACTTTCAGGTTCAGGTGACAATTCATTTCTTAAAATATTAACCTTGTCAAATAAAAAACAACTCCACATCTTCTTTTCGCGAAAGAATCCATACACCGGCAGCCCCAATTTCAAATTTTCCCGAATCTCTTCCTCGAGCTCTTT
This sequence is a window from Coprococcus eutactus. Protein-coding genes within it:
- a CDS encoding ferritin-like domain-containing protein codes for the protein MILKEKEKTVIQDLQTQEKSCVEKYGRYAEQAKDPELKNLFQTIQKEEQKHYDSLTQVLDGQVPQCDCNDSNGKDYEPKQTYKMMDDSEDKKNDKFLATDCIGTEKLVSGEYNGEIFAFGESAVRKLLADIQIEEQNHAEMLYKYKVANGMV
- a CDS encoding DUF3169 family protein — translated: MNDTDKKVNKKSNLKIYIIFAIMILVSLLGGFLAGRLAAVNKDTLDGINWDNIWSIVADTLPIAYGVLMLTVFVVSFVMYGKIKRAISGWDGEDEDVIADIERKISTASYLPCVAVFMGFVLFPVCIYAIDRAYGDDGGMVMAIVSELVFVISLALYCVAEKLVIDEEKKLNPEKCGNIFDMHFRRDWESTSDEAELTMIAKSSKKGFMSGIKVGFVMWILMFMSMFAFGTGVMPVLAVGVILLVMYVAYGREFRKLQK
- a CDS encoding helix-turn-helix transcriptional regulator; the protein is MPLYNKLKEYRAKLGVNQQEMGALVQTSRQTISQIERGDYSPSVTLALKIAKVCGVRVEDIFQYEEDEE